From a single Lewinella sp. LCG006 genomic region:
- a CDS encoding carboxypeptidase-like regulatory domain-containing protein, with amino-acid sequence MHTPFHLPLFLLLTLPLLSFAQEVTGYVHDLQGQPLVGASVYWSIQHDGGTYTEADGTFQLALTKDLPADLVISYVGFVPDTIQIKEAGNIDVELQSRQDMDVVVVTENRQGSFISTINPVKTEVITAKELGRSACCDLAGCFNTQGSVQPTTTNIVTNAKELRILGLSGVYNQVLIDGFPLIQGLSYTYGISSIPGTLIQSIFVAKGANSVLQGYESISGQINVVLKQPDEDERLLLNAYLNSFGEHQYNLNYAHRWNNWSTLVAAHTTQPAQRRDRDKDDFLDLPLLNSYTLYNKWKYRDAGEWGWHSETGLRFVQEQRIGGQTTFDPDRDKGTTSAYGQLVEYSQPEFYTKTGYRLDDYHHVLFYASGFHQKQESYYGTTHYQATHANAYLNLQYEYNWHEKHQLKTGFSYRFLDLEEDISFGNDDLQRSYDGIYQRQENIPGVFAENVFNWYDNQLTLITGLRYDHHNTFGCKATPRALLRANLSPATVARISVGTGWRTVNLFSENINLLASSRDVRITEALLPEEALNYGANLTHNYYGDEVEAQFSFDFYRTVFQNQIFPDYDTDPTVAIVRNFTGTSISNGFQGELGLAFYQRFGVKLAYNYLDVYRIIDGDKQVLPFNATHRVVGTFSYEPLSKSWHFDANIHWTGEQRLANTSTSPPEFQQQAFADPFTVINAQLTKVWPKVEVYGGCENIFDFRQLRPIRSWQDPFGPYFDTANVWGPTRGREFYVGVRYRIEE; translated from the coding sequence GTGCATACTCCTTTTCATCTACCTCTTTTTTTATTGCTAACCCTCCCTTTGCTGTCTTTCGCGCAGGAGGTGACGGGCTATGTTCATGATCTTCAGGGCCAGCCGCTGGTGGGGGCCAGCGTCTACTGGAGTATCCAACACGATGGCGGTACTTATACAGAAGCAGACGGGACCTTCCAACTGGCACTTACCAAGGATTTGCCCGCGGATTTGGTGATCTCCTATGTCGGGTTTGTACCAGACACGATACAGATCAAGGAGGCAGGTAATATTGACGTTGAGCTACAATCCCGCCAAGACATGGACGTGGTCGTGGTAACGGAAAACAGGCAAGGAAGCTTCATCTCCACGATCAACCCGGTGAAGACTGAGGTGATTACGGCCAAGGAACTCGGCCGCTCTGCTTGCTGCGATCTGGCGGGCTGTTTCAACACCCAGGGTAGCGTACAACCTACGACGACCAACATTGTCACCAATGCCAAAGAGCTGCGCATTCTTGGCCTTTCGGGGGTGTACAACCAGGTGTTGATTGATGGTTTTCCGCTCATTCAGGGACTGAGTTACACTTACGGAATCAGCAGTATTCCTGGTACCCTGATCCAAAGCATTTTTGTAGCGAAGGGAGCCAACTCTGTCTTACAAGGCTACGAGAGTATTTCTGGCCAGATCAATGTCGTCCTCAAGCAACCCGACGAAGACGAACGTTTACTTCTGAATGCCTATCTCAATAGTTTTGGCGAACATCAGTACAACCTCAACTATGCCCACCGTTGGAACAATTGGAGCACCCTGGTCGCTGCTCACACTACCCAACCCGCCCAGCGCCGCGATCGCGATAAGGACGATTTTCTGGACTTACCTTTGCTCAACAGCTATACCCTTTACAACAAGTGGAAATACCGTGATGCCGGAGAATGGGGATGGCACAGTGAGACGGGCCTGCGCTTTGTGCAGGAGCAACGTATTGGCGGACAAACCACCTTCGATCCAGACCGGGATAAAGGCACAACCAGCGCTTACGGGCAACTGGTAGAATATTCCCAACCGGAGTTTTACACCAAAACCGGCTACCGTCTCGATGATTACCATCACGTGCTCTTCTACGCTTCGGGCTTTCACCAAAAGCAGGAATCTTACTACGGCACTACGCACTACCAGGCCACCCACGCCAACGCCTACCTCAACCTGCAATACGAATACAACTGGCACGAGAAGCACCAGCTGAAAACCGGCTTCAGCTATCGCTTCCTGGATTTGGAAGAAGACATCAGTTTCGGTAATGATGATTTGCAACGCAGCTACGATGGCATCTACCAACGGCAGGAGAACATCCCCGGTGTCTTTGCCGAAAACGTCTTCAATTGGTACGATAACCAACTGACGCTGATTACTGGTTTGCGCTACGATCATCACAATACCTTTGGCTGTAAAGCTACGCCGCGGGCTTTACTGCGCGCCAATCTTTCCCCGGCTACAGTGGCACGTATTTCGGTAGGCACCGGCTGGCGTACCGTCAACTTGTTTAGCGAAAACATCAACCTCCTGGCCAGCTCGCGGGATGTACGCATCACGGAAGCGCTGCTGCCCGAAGAGGCCCTCAACTACGGTGCCAACCTCACCCATAATTACTACGGGGACGAAGTGGAAGCCCAGTTTTCCTTCGATTTTTACCGCACTGTCTTCCAAAATCAAATCTTCCCTGATTACGATACCGACCCCACAGTAGCCATCGTTCGCAATTTTACGGGCACTAGCATCAGCAATGGTTTTCAGGGGGAATTGGGCTTGGCTTTCTACCAGCGTTTTGGCGTGAAACTGGCCTACAACTACCTCGATGTCTACCGGATCATCGACGGCGACAAGCAAGTACTCCCCTTCAATGCCACCCATCGTGTTGTTGGGACCTTTTCCTACGAACCCCTCTCCAAAAGCTGGCACTTCGACGCCAATATCCACTGGACGGGTGAGCAGCGCCTGGCCAACACATCGACGAGCCCACCCGAATTTCAACAACAAGCATTCGCCGACCCCTTTACGGTCATCAATGCCCAATTGACCAAAGTTTGGCCCAAAGTAGAAGTGTACGGCGGCTGCGAAAACATCTTCGATTTCCGGCAGTTGCGTCCTATCCGCTCCTGGCAAGACCCCTTCGGTCCCTATTTTGACACCGCCAATGTTTGGGGTCCTACGCGGGGTAGGGAGTTCTATGTGGGGGTGCGGTATCGGATTGAGGAGTGA
- a CDS encoding PDZ domain-containing protein, with protein sequence MQRSFPFTFDLQSIMKKALFILVLSCSLGTLASAQISAKLMRYIDVSETQITFVYGGDLWIVPKNGGTAQQVTHSPGEESYPHFSPDGKSIAYTASYNGNMDVYVMPITGGVPTRVTYQSHADRMVDWHPDGERLLFASRRELGQRSGRQFFLVDKNGGLAQRLPIPYGELASYSPDGKKLAYITKITEGYPFKRYRGGLTSDILIYDTESQEVVNVTNNTANDGQPAWAGDKVYFLSDQAKNMRLNIWVYDTKTKASRQVTKFEDFDISRLAAGPKDLVFEMGGTLYRMDLATEKYESVSVNVISDLSVEMPRAENVSRRISNMTAAPGSKRIVFEARGELFNVPVKEGYTMNLTNSSGAFDRDPAWSPDGKTLAFWSDRSGEFEIYFQTADGSSQARQMTRRGKGFGYNLFWSPDSKQVAFIDETNTIFLMDAASGNLKTVTRNTWNISHPGRGGYTISWSPNSEWLTFALGQDNANEAIFCYHTRTNKLERVSSGYFNDTSPVFSEDGKYLFYLTNRSFNPSYSDMGDGTWVYPNATQIAAVSLTSDAPSLLSARNDEVEIKEDKKADDKEKEEPEEDDKEKEEKEDKLIIDFEDIEARLVLLPPDAGNILGLMPFKGKLLYARAPNTGSGERSVKIVAYDLEDREEKTVMDDINGAVVTADGKEILVESKGRYGIIKPAPGQKIENSIPTDGLVMNLVPREEWKQIFNDTWRRHRDFFYDPAMHGLDWEALRKRYGALLDEARTRWDVSALQSNLAAELSAGHTYTFGGDAEQVRPLVTGYLGIDWELNNGKYRIKRIARPAAWDTEVRSPLDQPGVDVKVGDYILAVNGMPLDITKDPYAAFAGLAETTVSLKIERTGQTPREVIVTLLDENDEVRLRHLEWIEQNRKMVEELSDGKLGYVYMSNTSGQGQLELVRMYYGQLDKKGFIIDERFNGGGQLADRFLELLQRPVVYNLHWRHGRDHTHPIKTNTGPVGMLINGWAGSGGDGLPWAFQELKAGPIVGERTLGILVGPATGHRLIDGGGITVPGARLYDNDGHWFWEGEGVAPDIEVWDDPNILMKGRDPQVERVVQEVVKLLETQPAKFTPAPAPEDRTAKGLGKQ encoded by the coding sequence ATGCAACGCTCTTTTCCATTCACCTTTGATCTCCAATCCATTATGAAAAAAGCCTTATTTATCCTGGTCCTAAGCTGCTCCTTAGGGACGCTTGCCTCTGCTCAGATCAGCGCAAAACTCATGCGCTATATCGATGTCTCCGAAACCCAAATTACCTTTGTCTATGGTGGTGATTTGTGGATTGTTCCAAAAAATGGAGGAACCGCCCAACAAGTGACCCATTCTCCGGGCGAAGAGAGTTATCCCCATTTTTCGCCTGATGGCAAATCCATCGCTTACACCGCCTCGTACAACGGCAACATGGATGTGTACGTCATGCCCATCACTGGTGGCGTACCCACCCGGGTCACTTACCAGTCCCATGCGGATCGAATGGTGGATTGGCATCCTGATGGAGAGCGACTTCTTTTTGCATCACGGCGCGAGTTGGGCCAGCGTTCTGGTCGACAGTTTTTTCTGGTGGATAAGAACGGAGGCTTGGCCCAACGGTTACCTATTCCGTATGGCGAACTGGCCAGTTATTCACCTGACGGAAAAAAGTTGGCTTACATCACTAAAATCACCGAGGGCTACCCTTTCAAGCGCTACCGTGGCGGCCTCACTTCTGATATCTTAATTTATGATACGGAAAGTCAGGAGGTGGTCAATGTGACCAACAATACGGCCAACGATGGCCAACCTGCCTGGGCCGGTGATAAGGTGTATTTTCTCTCTGATCAGGCGAAAAATATGCGCCTTAACATTTGGGTTTACGATACTAAAACGAAGGCTTCTCGACAGGTTACAAAATTCGAAGATTTTGATATTTCCCGCCTCGCCGCTGGCCCTAAAGATTTGGTCTTCGAGATGGGTGGAACGCTCTATCGCATGGATTTGGCGACTGAAAAGTATGAGTCTGTATCCGTAAATGTCATCAGCGACCTTTCGGTAGAGATGCCTCGCGCTGAGAATGTGAGCCGCCGTATCAGCAACATGACTGCCGCCCCCGGTAGCAAACGCATCGTGTTTGAAGCCCGAGGGGAGCTGTTCAATGTGCCCGTCAAGGAAGGCTACACGATGAACCTGACCAATTCCAGCGGTGCTTTCGACCGCGATCCGGCCTGGTCGCCGGATGGTAAAACCCTTGCCTTTTGGAGCGACCGCTCCGGAGAGTTCGAAATCTATTTCCAGACAGCCGACGGGAGTAGCCAAGCCAGACAAATGACCCGTCGTGGGAAAGGTTTTGGTTACAACCTCTTCTGGTCGCCCGATAGCAAGCAGGTGGCTTTTATTGATGAAACCAATACCATCTTTTTAATGGATGCCGCTTCCGGTAACCTGAAAACGGTGACCCGTAACACCTGGAATATTAGCCATCCCGGTAGGGGAGGGTACACCATCTCCTGGTCACCCAACTCCGAATGGCTGACCTTCGCCCTCGGGCAAGACAATGCCAACGAAGCCATCTTTTGCTACCATACCCGAACCAACAAATTGGAACGCGTCAGCAGTGGCTACTTCAATGATACCAGTCCCGTGTTTAGCGAAGACGGTAAGTACTTGTTCTATTTGACCAACCGCAGCTTCAACCCCTCGTATTCTGATATGGGCGATGGCACTTGGGTGTACCCCAATGCGACTCAGATTGCGGCAGTCAGCCTCACTTCTGATGCGCCATCACTATTGAGTGCGCGCAATGACGAAGTGGAAATTAAAGAAGATAAAAAAGCAGACGACAAGGAAAAAGAGGAGCCAGAGGAAGACGACAAAGAGAAAGAAGAAAAAGAGGATAAGCTCATCATCGACTTTGAGGACATTGAGGCACGCTTGGTCTTGCTGCCACCCGATGCGGGCAACATCCTGGGCCTCATGCCTTTCAAAGGGAAGCTCCTCTACGCGCGCGCACCCAACACAGGTTCCGGTGAGCGTTCGGTGAAAATCGTCGCTTATGACCTCGAAGACCGCGAAGAAAAAACCGTGATGGATGATATCAACGGCGCCGTCGTTACCGCTGATGGCAAGGAAATCCTCGTAGAAAGCAAGGGGCGCTACGGGATCATCAAACCCGCTCCGGGGCAAAAAATAGAGAACAGCATCCCTACTGATGGCCTGGTCATGAATCTTGTTCCTCGCGAAGAGTGGAAACAGATCTTCAACGACACCTGGCGCCGCCACCGCGATTTTTTCTACGATCCAGCCATGCACGGCCTCGATTGGGAGGCACTCCGCAAGCGCTACGGTGCGCTTTTGGATGAAGCCCGCACCCGCTGGGATGTTTCCGCCCTGCAATCCAATCTGGCTGCTGAGCTTAGCGCTGGACATACCTACACCTTTGGTGGTGATGCCGAACAGGTACGCCCCCTCGTCACGGGCTATCTGGGGATCGATTGGGAGCTGAACAATGGTAAGTACCGCATCAAACGCATTGCCCGACCAGCCGCTTGGGATACCGAAGTACGTTCTCCGCTGGATCAGCCTGGTGTGGATGTAAAAGTGGGCGATTATATTCTGGCAGTTAATGGGATGCCGCTGGATATTACCAAAGATCCTTATGCAGCTTTTGCCGGTTTGGCAGAAACGACGGTGAGCCTGAAAATTGAACGTACAGGACAGACACCTCGTGAAGTCATTGTCACCTTACTCGACGAAAACGACGAAGTCCGCCTGCGTCACCTCGAATGGATCGAGCAGAACCGGAAGATGGTAGAAGAGCTTTCCGATGGTAAATTGGGCTATGTTTACATGTCTAACACCTCCGGGCAAGGCCAGCTGGAACTAGTGAGGATGTACTACGGGCAGCTAGACAAAAAAGGCTTCATCATTGATGAACGCTTCAACGGTGGTGGCCAGTTGGCCGATCGCTTTTTAGAGCTGTTGCAGCGCCCGGTTGTGTACAACCTCCACTGGCGTCACGGGCGGGATCATACCCATCCAATCAAGACCAACACCGGCCCTGTCGGGATGTTGATTAACGGCTGGGCGGGCTCCGGAGGGGATGGCCTGCCTTGGGCATTTCAGGAACTCAAAGCCGGTCCTATTGTAGGAGAGCGCACCCTGGGTATCCTCGTGGGTCCCGCTACCGGGCATCGCCTCATTGATGGTGGGGGCATCACCGTTCCGGGCGCTCGCCTCTACGACAATGACGGCCACTGGTTCTGGGAAGGCGAAGGCGTCGCACCCGACATCGAAGTTTGGGACGACCCCAATATCCTCATGAAAGGCCGCGACCCCCAGGTAGAAAGAGTCGTGCAGGAAGTCGTGAAGCTGCTGGAAACCCAACCCGCTAAATTCACGCCCGCCCCCGCCCCGGAAGATCGCACGGCGAAGGGCTTGGGTAAGCAGTAA
- a CDS encoding T9SS type A sorting domain-containing protein, producing the protein MKNLLLVLGVLFVASFALQAQTIEFSDDFEAGAGNWTLEGAWGITSTQANSGTNSLTDSPAGNYAASQNISATLTTGIDLSAALDASLSFFAIYDIENGNFDYCYVEASANGGAWLNVATIFGEGNLSPWTQYTYSLGGFVGNNDVKVRFRFFSDGGYEVDGIYIDDVVISSSNEDNAAPFILHTPPTFYASVQGDVVMSAELVDVSGVASSTLSYQVDGVAAPSVTGMNTVDNTYTFTIPEEAAGSQIDYTISVTDNSPNNNTATTSTFSYIAGNHVIYDNSQVDFVNSFGPDAQSLLSGCAVRFTLFGADIKYALIRNYTDPNRPNSDFEFHVWANEGGLPGADLITPFMVTPEATLMNTSPMTRVDLRDYSAELSAITGDVFVGFVVPTGQTWLTQSTPAVGNRTYNFNGTTWSLNDDDYHFRIVTTASTAADDCADATDLSSLTGGGPNNTLSSPLFDNTDATVGGEPTTGTDCFDDGTFHNTQWYTFVGDGLAYNIKTSDCGSTNYISDGDTQMAIYSGDDCGNLIPVACNEDEDFPNDLYNASIDFQTEAGVTYYILIDGWNGSIGEYCVQFTEIAFITCADIAIGAASTDTELVCLGDPTSFNLAAGTVIPQEGPVNGFRWVVSSADISGSANPLMEASYLGAFGVVTNVEDIYTPALVNDGTQLPAGNYYFTPIVYGGATGTFPALDLTDGCIATGTSVLVTLLPTLPVLNGTVVSSPEITPPGGNGSASVNVITGGSENYSYQWSNGATTSTITDLTAGDYSVTVSDLSGCVDPLVLTVTVDVTVGVDDAAFVQTLRIFPNPAKDLATISYSFEESKQLQIKVTNTIGQVVWLQQAPTGPQAQVNIDLSNFANGVYFIEFNDGEQRLSRRLVVNK; encoded by the coding sequence ATGAAAAATCTTTTACTAGTACTAGGTGTACTGTTTGTTGCATCCTTTGCCTTGCAAGCACAAACCATCGAATTCTCCGATGACTTTGAAGCTGGGGCAGGCAACTGGACCCTAGAAGGAGCATGGGGCATTACGAGTACCCAGGCCAATAGCGGAACCAACTCCCTGACAGATAGCCCTGCTGGCAACTACGCCGCCAGTCAGAATATTTCTGCAACTTTGACTACCGGTATTGATTTATCGGCAGCCTTGGATGCCAGTCTGAGTTTCTTCGCGATCTATGATATCGAAAACGGCAATTTTGATTATTGTTACGTGGAAGCAAGCGCCAATGGTGGTGCCTGGCTAAACGTAGCGACCATATTTGGAGAAGGGAACCTTAGCCCCTGGACTCAATACACCTATTCTCTCGGAGGGTTTGTGGGCAACAACGATGTGAAAGTTCGTTTCCGCTTTTTCTCTGACGGAGGTTATGAAGTAGACGGCATCTATATTGATGATGTGGTTATCTCCAGTTCGAATGAGGACAATGCTGCACCTTTCATTTTGCATACTCCGCCAACTTTCTACGCAAGCGTTCAGGGAGATGTGGTCATGTCGGCGGAGCTTGTGGATGTTTCCGGTGTTGCTAGCTCTACCCTTAGCTATCAGGTAGATGGTGTAGCGGCTCCTTCTGTAACAGGGATGAATACCGTTGATAATACTTACACCTTCACCATCCCTGAAGAAGCTGCTGGATCACAAATTGACTACACCATTAGTGTAACGGACAACTCGCCCAACAATAATACCGCCACTACCAGCACCTTTAGCTACATCGCAGGAAATCACGTCATTTATGACAATAGCCAGGTAGATTTTGTTAATTCTTTTGGGCCTGATGCTCAAAGTTTACTATCAGGTTGTGCCGTAAGGTTCACCCTTTTTGGCGCTGATATAAAATACGCACTGATCCGTAATTACACGGATCCAAACCGCCCAAACAGCGACTTCGAATTTCACGTTTGGGCAAATGAAGGAGGGCTTCCCGGTGCGGATCTCATTACCCCGTTTATGGTTACGCCAGAAGCTACACTGATGAATACCAGCCCAATGACGCGGGTAGACTTGCGCGACTACAGTGCTGAATTATCGGCCATCACCGGTGATGTATTTGTAGGTTTTGTTGTTCCAACTGGCCAAACCTGGTTAACCCAAAGCACTCCTGCCGTGGGCAACCGTACCTACAATTTCAATGGTACCACATGGTCACTCAATGACGATGATTACCACTTCCGGATTGTGACCACCGCTTCGACAGCCGCTGATGATTGTGCCGATGCGACGGACCTGAGCAGCCTAACTGGTGGTGGGCCCAACAATACCCTTTCTTCTCCCTTGTTCGACAATACCGATGCTACCGTAGGAGGAGAACCAACAACCGGTACCGACTGCTTTGATGATGGCACTTTCCACAATACCCAGTGGTACACCTTCGTAGGCGACGGTTTGGCGTACAATATCAAGACCTCTGATTGTGGTTCCACCAACTACATTTCCGACGGTGATACCCAAATGGCCATCTACTCCGGTGACGACTGTGGTAATCTAATACCTGTGGCCTGTAATGAAGATGAGGACTTCCCCAACGACCTCTACAATGCATCCATTGATTTCCAAACCGAAGCTGGGGTTACTTACTACATCCTGATTGACGGCTGGAATGGTTCTATCGGTGAATATTGCGTGCAATTCACCGAAATAGCATTCATTACCTGTGCTGATATAGCCATCGGTGCAGCCTCTACAGATACGGAGCTGGTTTGCTTGGGAGACCCCACCTCCTTCAATTTAGCCGCTGGTACGGTCATTCCACAAGAAGGCCCTGTCAATGGCTTTCGTTGGGTAGTAAGTTCTGCGGATATTTCGGGTTCCGCGAATCCACTTATGGAAGCTTCTTACCTGGGCGCATTTGGTGTGGTTACCAATGTAGAAGACATCTATACGCCTGCCTTGGTAAACGATGGCACCCAATTGCCGGCTGGCAACTACTATTTTACACCTATCGTGTACGGGGGTGCAACGGGAACTTTCCCAGCGCTTGATTTAACCGATGGCTGTATTGCTACGGGTACCTCTGTTTTGGTGACCCTCCTTCCAACACTTCCTGTGCTTAATGGTACGGTTGTCAGTTCACCCGAAATAACTCCTCCAGGCGGCAATGGATCTGCGAGTGTAAATGTCATTACGGGAGGTTCCGAAAATTATAGCTACCAATGGAGTAACGGCGCAACCACTTCCACCATTACCGACTTGACGGCTGGTGATTATTCCGTTACCGTTTCGGATTTGTCTGGTTGCGTTGATCCTCTTGTATTGACCGTAACCGTTGATGTGACGGTAGGTGTTGATGATGCAGCATTTGTTCAAACCCTCCGTATTTTCCCAAATCCGGCCAAGGACCTCGCTACCATCAGCTACAGCTTTGAGGAAAGCAAACAATTGCAGATCAAAGTGACCAACACTATCGGGCAAGTTGTTTGGCTACAGCAGGCTCCTACCGGACCGCAAGCACAGGTGAATATTGACTTGAGCAATTTTGCGAACGGCGTCTATTTCATTGAATTCAACGACGGTGAGCAAAGGCTCTCCCGCCGCCTGGTCGTAAATAAATAA